CCATATTTTCTGAGCGAGTCCAGTTTCCTTCTCCACCATCATCGCCCCTGCTCCTCTCCACCAACGATTACTTACAGGTCAGACCATGTCCACGCTTCTCATGCATTTAAGAGTTCTAATCCATTCTTAATTACTTGTTTTATTATGTTTAAAGACTAATAATGAGCTCAATTAGTAAGTTGTAACATGCTTTTATATACTCGAGTAGCTATCTCTACTTATTTTTCAACAAGGTATCAGagcctatatatatatcttcCCGTTGTCTCATGTGAGGTGAAAAAATCGAGGTGTTGGATTGTTTAGATCCTATGTGCTTTCGTATACTTGAGGAGCTTAAGGTTTTGGATGAGACCCTCCAATACTTTTCTTTAGACAACCACAAACCTCACCTTTGGgcattctttttttatttttttgactgATTATGAAAAATCACTATAATTATGTCTAAGaagataaatatatatttttctcttaaaaTGTTTTATTGGAAGTAGCGAGTGACCAAAGTTGGAGAAGGATCTCTAGAGAACCCTGAAGATGTTTGCATAGACAAAGAAGGCATTATTTACACAGCTACAAGGGATGGTTGGATTAAGAGAGTGCATCGAAATGGTTCTGTGGAAGATTGGAAGATGATCGGCGGCCAAACTTTAATTGGAGTTGCAATGTCAGCTGATGGTAGTGTTCTTGTATGTGATATTGACAAGGTGAGAGTTATTTTCactattctttattatttgtaTATACATGAAAATTGAAATCGAACCAATAGCAGCGCGCCTGACAGAGGCCCGATAAGATTACATTAAGGCAACCcgataaaaaatcaaattgaaccaGACCAAAATCAAACCTCAACTTAttagtttggtttcgatttagCTCATTACCAGTTCAACTGGATTGAACCAACTAATTGGCACACCCCGAGCTCTATTGAGAACATACAATCCATTGAAAAACTCTAGAGCATTGGATGATCAGGATCTTCTAGCCtacctcacacaggcaggggttAAATGACTGCCCTACCCATTGCCTGAGCACCCTGCCCGTATGGAGTCCACGTGGGGTCCACACCTTGTTGTATGCGGTTGCACAGCAGAGGATCCTAATTGGACATTGGATGCCTTTTATATATCAATTGAGCCTCTTCACCTAATAGTTTAAGTTGTTAGGATTTGACATACAATCTCTCTCAATATTCTAAAAAATATTACTTCAACACccctcccttaaaaaaaaaaaaaaaaattgactccCAAACAATTTGAGGATATAAATTTTGGAGTCCAGTTCAGGTTCACGTACGCCTTTAGACGCacaaatggaatccaagagagagaaagagaatggatTCGATCTGTGCGCTTATGTTAAGGGCGTACGAGAATGGTTTTCGTACGAGAACCTCAGCCTCCAAATTTTGTGCAATGACACCAGACTAAGCCAGGCATAGTGAATAATAGGAAGAAGACCTTCAACAGTCCAGCCTCCAATTCTCTTGCATAGGCTGTCTAGTTTCTATTATGTTCTACCTCATAGGGATATACAATTTTGCTATTAATGGATGGCAGGGCTTGTTAAAGGTTGACCACGACAGTGTAAAGGTGCTTACTTCCCACATTAACGATTCAAAAATAAGGTAACATATCTTTTTAAACTTTGAGTCTCTAGCTCTTAGATGGTTTTCCATggatctttatcgtctccatttatctacTCCTCTATTTCATCTCATAGGGGGAgggaaaatgaccaccctaccctctgCCTGAAAACACTACCCGGGtgaggtccactcccccctagaAACCTTTCTAAACTGTTTTGTGTTTATCCTTAGTATTGTTGTTATTGTAACAGTGTTGTTAATGATGTAATCGAAGCATCAGATGGTAGTGTGTACTTCAGTGATGCAAGTACTAAATTTGGAGTCCATAATTGGTATCTCAACGTGCTGGAGGGAATTCCTCATGGGCGGCTTCTCAAGTATGACCCACACACCAAGGAAACAACATTAGTGCTGGATGGTCTTGGATTTGCAAATGGTGTAGCACTTTCACAGGATCAAGATTTTCTGGTGGTTTGCGAATCATGGaagtaagaataaaaaaatatatatattccaagtttggatttctactttttttttttttttttttactttgaatACATTTTATTCACACTCTCACATATAGGAAGGGACTATATATGATTAGCATGTATAGTTTTAGTAATTCATAGTATTGATCGCCTTTGATACTGATATCGATACcaatatcgatacgtattggtGATATTGGCTTGTATAGGGTTGATACCGGATTACCGGTACTTAATTAATCCCTGATTGGGAGTAACCATTATTAATGTATAACAATTTGTTGAGATGTTGGAAGTTATAGAGTTACAGTTCCATATCGATTATCTGAGACCTTGGATGGGTCTTCGTTTACCATTAGACTATCTCCACCTAGTAATTAAGTTAAGCTTGACCCTCAAGTGAAGTGCTTTCTTGAGGTGTGCCtggtgggaaaattatctcctccagttccatGCTTGGTctagttccccagtgcctctaataagaagGGGAGTGGACCCCAGCCACCCtggcaagggtagggtggtcattgccccCTCCCCTTTTGTTAGAGGCACttgggaactgggccgggcaggaaccagaggggataaagattcgTCACCCATCCTTGGTGCTTTCATATACTTGATGAGCTATCTTCGTTTAATAATGCCTAAAAGTTTTGGACCGATGTGAGATTATAAGACCTCCCAACATCTTAACACAGTTCAATTCCAATAGAGCCGATatgcatgccttgttcaagtcctTGGTGTCTTCATATACTTACGAGCTTTCTCCATTTACTGCCCTTATACTACAACTGTAGATGAGGTGCAAATTAAACATCTCTCacaaattttcatttcttttttacaaTTGTAAGATTCCGGTGTCTGAAGCATTGGCTGAAGGGAGAGCTCAGTGGGAAGACAGAGATCTTCATTGAGAGCCTTCCTGATGCCCCTGATAACATCAATCTTGCACCAGATGGGTCTTTCTGGATCGCCCTTATTGAGGTAATCAGTAATTACTAGATTGTATCATTCTTCCCTGTTGTgacccactttttttttttttttttaaggcaaaGAAAGCTACAGCTTAAAAAGAGGGACTCAGTCCCAAAACATATTGGCGAGGGCAACAAGCCACTCACTCACCCAAGAGAAAGAGCAAATTATGTGACCCACTCTTCTTGGTTTGATCCTGATTGGGAACTACTCCACCAGAACTAAAGAGCAAATTATGTATTTATTTGGATGTTTTTGCAGTTAAGGACTAATACATGGTTAGACTTTGTTCACACATCAAAGTTAGCCAAGCACCTGGTTGCAAATTTTCCAAAGCTGGTTGATCTACTAAATGGAGCAAAGAGAAAAGCAATGGCTGTGAATGTTGGAACCAATGGAGAGATCATTAGGAAGTTTGATGATCCAGATGGAAAGGTTATGTCCTTTGTTACTTCTGTTCTTGAGTTTGAAGGTCACCTCTACTTGGGAAGCATGAACTCCAATTTCATTGGAAAATTACAATTGAAGCAATTCAACCATTAGAATAGAGAAGGAAGAGTTATACTATTTATAGTATCAGTTCTCCTAGGGCTTGATAGGGTAGTTCTGGCAAGGTTGGTTTAACAGATGATGTAAGCAGAGTCAGAGAACAAATAAGATGGACTCTTCAATAAAATCTATTCTCACATGGTGTGCATCTCTGCTTGTGGATATGGAAATGAGGGAAGTAAAAATGATGTGGTAACTGAGCCCTGATCACCTCCCGTATGTGTACGCTTCACGTATAGTTAGGTGTTCACATGTGttcttttgtttccaaaaaTGTCATTTCATGCACTCTTAGTGTTAGCAAAATGCATGAAGGGACATTTatagaaggaaaagaacacCTATCATCACCTGCTAGGAGGATATGGTTGTaggtaagggtgttaattggGACGGTtcggttttattttttgggttttggttgaGTTCGGTTCAATTCAGTTTTGTTATCGATTTCAATtcattttggtttggtttgaaaaccaagtaTAGACTGTTTTGTGTAGGAATTAGGAAGGATTTTTACCGTTCGGATGTTGGTTTCAGTATTCGGTTCGGATTTGATCCTATCGGTCAAGCCAATCGGTGGCTCGTTGGTTTAGCTCGAACCGAGCTGAAACCAAATGGTTCTCTAACCCTTAAACTGAACTCGAAACGATAAGGCATCGTTTTGGTTTGGATCAGGCTCAATCAAGTCGGGTCAAACCGGTTTGTCTGGTTCGctttaggttttgacacccttagttgtaGGTGTTGTTTTCAAGAGAGTGGTTTGGATTGGTTATGTATCAATTTTCAATATTGAATATCAAGTGGAGATATAATCTGACATTTTTCATTATTGAATATCAAGAGAGTGGTTTGGATTGGTTATGTAtcaattttcatatttaaattcaataaaataccTTGTCGCGTGTGTTGGCATGCATCTTCATTCTTGTGTGTCTATGCATGCCTACGTAATACCTTGAAATTGGATCTCTCCTAATTTTTAACATTTTGTTCCGACACTAGGTGAATCCAAACTTAACATATGAACAAAGAACTTCCACACAAAGTTAACCACTACAAGGTAATTGATAAAATGGATTATGGGGAGCTTTTAAAACAACGTAAGAGTCAACGATAACAAATATTGGAAAATTTTGTGTCACTTTCCAGCATACTTATATGCGCTCTGCATTTATTTGTGCTATGTGGAAAAATGATGCAACAATTCTGATGTTGAATATGTTAAAGGACCATATGTCTACCATCCTTTggatttcatctatttcataaatCTCCCCTGTTTTTTGAATGCATGATTCATACAAATGTGCCCCTACCGTTAGAtgagaacagttaagtgatgatgtcatcgcccAAATATTAACTGAATggccataatacccttaataaaagtgcttttacatatttaccctcatttgtttgaaacaccccctctctctctccgcATCTCTGTGGATAAGGAACATCTCCATTCGCCTTCTCAAACTCGCACACGAACATTTCACCAAGCTACCACCATCACCTTTGGGGATCACCTGCAACTTGGACTTGAGATGCATGTAGAACTTATCGTCTCAGCTAAAATTATAAAACCCAGAGAAGCCCTTACAGAACTTATCTTCTCAGCAAGGTAAGTGACAGCAGCAAGTCTAGAAGAATCTCCTCTTCAGTTCAGTCTTTACATATCGATAATGGCGGAGAATTTTTTGGCTAATTAAGAATGAGActttagtctcacatcggtcACGTAGTGTGCCGTTGTTGGGTTTATAGTATTGAATGGAACTCTCTCCGCCCTGAAACTCAAGCTTTTTAGGTTGGATTGAATCAAATATTATCAAAGCTGGGGAAGTTGATGCAGTGAATTTAGTATCACATCCATCGTGAGGGCTGAGAAATAAAAGCAGCAAGGAGAGTTAATGCAGTGAGTGCAATTCCATGACCGAGAACTATAGGTTTAGGCTCACAGTAGGGAGAATTAATGCAGTGAGTGCAATTCCATGACCGAGAACCATAGGTTGAATCTCACGTTATGAGAACCGAAAAGTAAAAGTAGCTAGCAGGGAGAGTCGTGCAGCTCCATGCTAGGAATGACTCTGTTCtgttggatttttatcctctcaagttccTCACCTCCCAGTTTAAAATCACAACATGTGATACTTTTTAATCCAACGGTCATATATGAGAGAATCCAATCCTAACCTAACCtgattcttctctctttatttttttctaattaataaagaaaatccTTGTAGGGTGGTTCGTCAccggaaggaggaggagaagaagacaatgatgaagaaaaatgaagaaagtgggtcccacttttgtgatttaaattaattaaaaaaaataaagagagaagaatcaCATTAGGTTAGAGTTAGGTTATGGTTGGATGCTCTCATGATCGTTTAATCAAAAAGTTCCACAAGTCATTATTTTAAGGAAGATACTTGTGAGGAACTAGGAGGTGGGGGgcttgagagaataaaaatccccgatttttttgtttttttggtaaaaaaggatctttatcccctgtgGTTCTCTATTCAGTACAGTTCCTACAAATCCTCTTATAGAGGGCAAAAATGATCACTTTACTCCCTATCCGAATACACTGCCTAGATGGGTCTACCCCCTCatattagaggcactagagaaTTGTACCGGACAGTGAATTGCagaagataattttccaaaaaatccCTGTTCATATAGTACAAAGTagatttctttttcctctttagtGACCACGCCAGTCCAGCAGGACGCGTGCTTTCCTTTGTccatttctgtttctgttcttttcctGCTAGTCTCTCTACTTATTATTAATTTCTTGAAATCCTTCAAAGCTACCTACCAATGGGCTTCACCCCTCCACCACCCATTCTCTTATCTTATTTTTTCTAGTATAACTTTcagggtttcaactttcaagttaATCAAATCGCCCAATTAAGAGCCACGAAGgcctcacacacacacacacacatgtcgACCTTACGaagcattttccttgtgtgCTTACTGGCTTTCCTGCTAAAAATCATTTTCTTCTCGCCCATATCCATATCTCCTGGGAGAATCCAGTTTCCTCCTCCACCATCATCGCCGCTGCTCCTCTCCACCAACGATTACTTACAGGTCAGACCATGTCCTCGCCTCTCATTTGAGCTTGACTATATCTGTGTAAGcattctaattaattaattagttggtttatatattaataataatgAGCTCAGTTAATGAGTTTTATTATTAAGAGAATAATAAGAGAAGGATTCATTTCTATCCATCAAAATTCCTCAAATGATCTTGATTCCCAACTAAGTTTTTGAAAGGCCCTGCTAAACCAGATAAGGTAGTAAGAAGATAAAGGCTGTGCTCCAGTTGAGGACCACATCTATATCTCAGAAAAGTGTTTTCCATAAAGCCTCTTTTTCTGATTAGGTGTAACATGCCCTAAAAGACTTTCCTTTGTAGAGATGTTATAATAGTCCCACAGAAGTTTGTTCACGTCCTTAATTGGTGCCTTCATATACTTGAGTAGTTATCTTTACTTAATTTACAATATAGTATCAGAGTCAAGACTCTTTTGTTATTCTCCATTGTCTGTCAACATGTAGATCGACCTACACGTGAGATAGAAAGTTGAGATATTGCGGATTGTTAAGGTCCTTTGTGCCTTCATATACTTGAGGAGTTATCTTCAaccttaaggttttggattGGACTCTCCAATTAACACCTTCCTTTAGGCTACACTCTTTTTGGCATaaaattttacttaaaaattttTCCTTGATAGATTTTATTTCGTAAATGTAAACTTTTATATGTTCAAaagtttttcaatgtttttttttccctaaaaaaaaaaacattgaaatacTTTTGAACATGTCAAATTtgttgaagtgaaaattttcaaccgAAACAAACAGTTTTAGGGAAACACAAACCTCGGTTTTGtgggcatttttttttcttttgattgacTATGAAGAATCACTATAATTAGGATTCGGATCCCCTGCGGCTTGGGGTTGAGCGACCATCGTGTTGTGTTCAACTCCTAGGCCACCACGTCAGATTATATACCAATCCGTTGGAGCtcgtctaccaaccattggatcatcATGGAATCCAATGTGGTGGCTTGGGAGTTGAGCGTAGCACGATGGCTGCTCAACCCCAGGCCGCACAGTATCCAAGTCCCTATAATTATGCccaatttaaataaattttctcataaaatGTTTTTATTGGAAGTAGAGAGTGACCAAAGTTGGAGAAGGATCACTAGAGGACCCTGAAGATGTGTGCATAGACAAAGAAGGCATTATTTACACAGCTACAAGAGATGGTTGGATTAAAAGAGTGCATGGAAATGGGTCTGTAGAAAATTGGAAGATGATCGGCGGTCAAGGTTTGCTTGGAATCACAATGTCAGCTGATGGTAGTGTTCTTGTATGTGATGTTGACAAGGTGAGAGTTAGACACGTATTTTACCATGACATTAacatatgggagaatgttctctgtgccgcagagcagcctgcgcctaggcacatggacagcctgTGCAAGgcgcagggtggtcattgcacccaccctcatgtgtctgggtgcaagttgcattgcggcacagagaacaacgccccttaACATATATGCATTTCTATATGGCCAGTGCTTAGGAAaattttgttctatttttatATATCAATTGGGTCTCTCCACCTAATAGCTTAAGTTGTTAGGATTCGATACTTTTAACACTCCTCCCCTCTTAAAAAACCAGTCCAGAGTCCAGAccccaatttttgaaaattggCTGTCTTCTATCATACACTCAATCTCATAGACAGATAAAATTTTGCTATTATTAATGCATGGGGCAGGGCTTGCTAAAGGTTGACCACGACAGTGTAACGATGCTTACTTCCCACATTAACGATTCAAAAATAAGGTAAACTAACTTATCTTCGATCTCAAACTTCTAAGTCTCTCTGCAATAACCTTAAATGTATGTATAGactaattatatatatttagatGGGGTTTTCTATTGAATTAAAGGATTTAATAATAAGGAAGGGTTTTCTGTGAATGTTTACCTTTCTAAACAGCGCTGTTTATccttaattattaattgttgtTAATTGTAACAGTTTTGTTGATGATGTTATCGAAGCATCAGATGGTAGTGTGTACTTCAGTGATGCAAGTACTAAATTTGGATTTCATAGTTGGTATCTAGACGTGCTCGAGGGAATTCCTCATGGGCGACTTCTCAAGTATGATCCTCAGACCAAGGAAACAACattagtgttggatgatctcggATTCGCAAATGGTGTAGCACTCTCACAGGACCAAGATTTTCTGGTTGTCTGCGAGACATGGAAGtaagaacccaaaaaaccaaTTCCATATTTTACATCAAGTTTGGCTTTCAATTCTACTTTTAACTTTGAATACATTTTATTCACAACCAAACATAGGAAATTAAGGACTCTAAGGACTAActatgaccaccctacctcctgcccgaaaacactgcagAACATGGGGTCTACttccccttattagaggaattggaggtgataattattatAAATTTTCATTTGATAGCAGCCCAACCCAACACAGAAAACAACAACCATTAGCGTAGCACACTGTATTGGTATTAGCGATACCGGCCGCTAATACCGATACTGATATCGAGACATATCAGTGATACAAGCCGATTCcagatcaaaaacaaaaatcactTTTTAACTGTAAAGTATCGGGTGTAAAGCCAGATATGTGTTGTTCAGGTCCTTGGTGCTATTCACTAGCGATATTATTGTTAGTgatttgggtagaactcatcgtCTAAAACTAACCATTAAAGACAGGATGCCCAAGTATCTATTAACCCACTCACATCCCTTTTCATATTCGATGTACGTGGACTATTTTTTTCGCTTTCTACGTGGAACCCCTACAATTACAACTGTGGATGAGGTGCAATTCAATATAATATTCATATATACTCGAGGAACTATCATAATGTGAGACTATAACTCCTCCCAACATCTCAGCACAGTTCATTGATTAGGATTCCTCAGTACAAACtttcatttctgtttttttgtaaCCACTGTAAGATTCCGGTGTCTGAAGCATTGGCTGAAGGGAGAGAGCAGAGGGAAGACAGAGATCTTCATTGAGAACCTTCCCGGTGGCCCTGATAACATCAATCTTGCACCAGATGGGTCTTTCTGGATTGCCCTCCTTGAGGTAATAAGTAATCACTGGATTGTCTCATTCTTCTCGATCTGTTGTAACCCACTCTTCTTATTTTGGTCTACCGGCCACCAGAACTAACTAAAGAGCAAATTGTGTATTTATTTGGATGTTTTTGCAGTTAAGGACTAATACATGGTTAAACTTTGTTCACACATCAAAGTTAGCCAAGCACCTGGTTGCAAATTTTCCAAAGCTGGTTGATCTACTTAATGGAGCAAAGAGAAAAGCAATGTCTGTGAATGTTGGAACCAATGGGGAGATCATTAGGAAGTTTGATGATCCAAATGGGAACGTTATGTCCTTTGTTACTTCTGTTCTTGAGTTTGAGGGTCACCTCTACTTGGGAAGCTTGAACTCCAATTTCATTGGAAAATTACagttaaaatgaaaaaaaaggaagagttaTACACTTATACTGGTATGTATAGTATCAGATCAGATCTCCTTGGGCTTGGTAGGGTTAGTTCTGGCAAGATTGGTTTAACAGATGGTGTAAGGAAAGTCAGAGgacaaataaattaataaatgagATGgactttaataaataaaatctaCTCTCACATGGTGTGCATAATACTGCATATCAGCTTGTGGATGTGGAAATGAGGGAAGCAAAACCATTACACTTGCAGGTTCAAATGATGCTGTGGCATCCGAGCCCGGATCACCTACCCGTATGTGTGTTTCACATACGTGTAGGTGCTTACATGTGTTATATTGACTTTTATCAATGTTATTTTATATAAACCTCAAGGGGTTAGCGCAGCTGGCGTGGGTTTGCTTGGCTGGTTGAGGATGATGTGCTTCGGTCACGAAGTCCCAAGTTCATGTCCCCACAAATGAAGAGTTACACGGGGTGGGGGAAGGCTTCGTGTAACCGGGGTTTTCCTTTGGGCCTGACCTGTAAACCTGGGCAGGTTCAAAGGTTTTCTTGTTAgccaaaaggagagagaaagagatggcaATGATGGTGAAGAAATGATGGAAAAGAACTATCAAGTCTATATTCCTTTCGACAAATAGGGAAGgtgttctctgtccgggaggaTGGCCCTTGCACTAGCACAggagccaatgggagcatgtgtGGAAGCATTTGTCTGGATGACATTTTCGTCTTTCACGGGAGGCAGGCCAATACTCCAGGATAGAGTTACTTTTCGCAACAAAATATTAGGAATTGCTTGGTGGGAAATATTTGTCACCTCTGAACACGGTGACATGCATTTTAATTAGGGTCCTAATCTTACCACATGTAAGAATGATGTTACAAATCTTTTGGTTGGATATCTAAGGAACGGCCTAAAATTTGCCACATCAATTCTcaacctcaaattcaatcatttacttTTCTATGAAAATGCATCCCATTGTTTATTTTACCACATGTACAAGTTTGATCGGTGAAGTAAACATGTAAACAAGGAAACTTGGGGCCTACTAGTCCACAAAATTTTGAGTTCCTTTAATAGACTTAGTAACAAGCAATTAAACCGAACAATATAGGTCTAAAAAGTAAAATTTATGTtattaaaatacaatacaaatttttgaaaaataattaccatttttaatttttgaataaTGTTTTCAAGGAAAAATAGTGACTTCTAGTCCATGATACAACTTTAAACCAACCACATCATATGATCGATACTTTCCCTCATCAACCATGCCATAATATACTTTCACATCATGTAcaataaaaatttataaatacctaaaaaatatatttagcAAATAAATTCAGGTTAAAGGTTGTTTTCATAGCCTATCAAACTAGGAtccgaagtcaaactcctatttggactttgattttggataATCTGATAGTGACATTATatttaaatgacctaaaatagattgtaccaagtttcatgaccgtatttggtcaaaaacccaccaaaaccaactaccgattaaaaaaaaatacaccaactcgccAACATCTCAAGATCGGCTTTTTGGCTAGAACCATGCACCAGacatgccatgtggcaaaattaGGTGAGCCACCCGACCATGTTTAGGTGGGTGAACAGCCCAGccatcctgaaaaacacaagactAAGGATGATTGAATGAAGACTGGTAAAAAGAACTTTCCCCCAATGTTGCATACTAACTACTAtatacaagtatacaacaacTGAAAACTTGAAATACATCTCCCAAAGACTAAATTTTGTATTTCATCTACCGTTATTTTACAGAAGCCGCCCCATCAGTTCTTTTGGGTATCG
The sequence above is a segment of the Telopea speciosissima isolate NSW1024214 ecotype Mountain lineage chromosome 7, Tspe_v1, whole genome shotgun sequence genome. Coding sequences within it:
- the LOC122667908 gene encoding protein STRICTOSIDINE SYNTHASE-LIKE 4-like; translated protein: MSTLRTIFLVCLLAFLLKLFFFSPISIFSERVQFPSPPSSPLLLSTNDYLQRVTKVGEGSLENPEDVCIDKEGIIYTATRDGWIKRVHRNGSVEDWKMIGGQTLIGVAMSADGSVLVCDIDKGLLKVDHDSVKVLTSHINDSKISVVNDVIEASDGSVYFSDASTKFGVHNWYLNVLEGIPHGRLLKYDPHTKETTLVLDGLGFANGVALSQDQDFLVVCESWKFRCLKHWLKGELSGKTEIFIESLPDAPDNINLAPDGSFWIALIELRTNTWLDFVHTSKLAKHLVANFPKLVDLLNGAKRKAMAVNVGTNGEIIRKFDDPDGKVMSFVTSVLEFEGHLYLGSMNSNFIGKLQLKQFNH
- the LOC122667909 gene encoding protein STRICTOSIDINE SYNTHASE-LIKE 4-like, translating into MSTLRSIFLVCLLAFLLKIIFFSPISISPGRIQFPPPPSSPLLLSTNDYLQRVTKVGEGSLEDPEDVCIDKEGIIYTATRDGWIKRVHGNGSVENWKMIGGQGLLGITMSADGSVLVCDVDKGLLKVDHDSVTMLTSHINDSKISFVDDVIEASDGSVYFSDASTKFGFHSWYLDVLEGIPHGRLLKYDPQTKETTLVLDDLGFANGVALSQDQDFLVVCETWKFRCLKHWLKGESRGKTEIFIENLPGGPDNINLAPDGSFWIALLELRTNTWLNFVHTSKLAKHLVANFPKLVDLLNGAKRKAMSVNVGTNGEIIRKFDDPNGNVMSFVTSVLEFEGHLYLGSLNSNFIGKLQLK